Proteins found in one Mytilus edulis chromosome 2, xbMytEdul2.2, whole genome shotgun sequence genomic segment:
- the LOC139512838 gene encoding calaxin-like — protein sequence MPSKGVKSFRTRQDKQKMIERLKKRTHFSKLEIEKLLEMQRKLSTRGNKIDRSKFRDLLHNTFAITEDFIMDRVFKAFDKDNDSHLNEEEWILGMSVFLRGTIDELCKYCFDVYDMNSDGFISREEMFHLLKQSLIVPGNEQDDPDDGVKDLVEVALKKLDQDHDTRVSFEDFKTSIHDDNLLLECFGRCLPNLPRKESFLEQIADEAHLKK from the exons ATGCCATCAAAAGGAGTTAAATCCTTTAGAACCCGACAAGATAAACAGAAAATGATAGAAAGACTGAAGAAAAGGACCCatt TTAGCAAACTGGAGATAGAAAAGTTACTTGAGATGCAGAGAAAACTAAGTACCAGGGGAAATAAAATTGACAGGTCAAAGTTCAGAGATCTACTCCACAATACATTTGCTATCACAGAAGACTTTATAATGGACAGGG TGTTCAAGGCATTTGATAAAGACAATGACTCCCACCTGAATGAAGAAGAATGGATTTTAGGAATGTCAGTTTTTCTCAGAGGCACAATTGATGAATTATGCAAAT ACTGTTTTGATGTGTATGATATGAACAGTGATGGTTTTATCTCAAGAGAAGAAATGTTTCACCTGCTGAAACAAAGTCTTATTGTG CCAGGAAATGAGCAGGATGATCCTGATGATGGAGTTAAAGATTTAGTTGAAGTTGCCCTAAAAAAGCTg gaccAAGATCATGACACCAGAGTTTCATTTGAAGACTTTAAAACCTCCATCCATGACGATAATTTACTGTTAGAATGTTTTGGAAGATGTCTACCGAACCTTCCG AGAAAAGAATCGTTTCTTGAACAGATTGCCGATGAAGCTCATCTGAAGAAGTAA